A genomic window from Quercus lobata isolate SW786 chromosome 10, ValleyOak3.0 Primary Assembly, whole genome shotgun sequence includes:
- the LOC115965265 gene encoding uncharacterized protein LOC115965265, with protein MEDELEELWKKLSFTEEEDESISLGSGTTDAAKMVGKNCLLMKVLSQKYMNIEALRKPMRMLWKPNKGVQINEIGEELFLVKFGDGRDKKRIMDMSLWTYKKQPILLKEFEGEQAPKDIQLWQSPFRGQIHNPPMHSRTRETGWAIKSKLGEVVEVDVAESGVQWGKYLRVRVQLDVTKKLIWGKKIATEGGEQHWITFKYECLPKFCYKCGILSHGLQDCPEGKVEVLSKLPTLQYGVWLRGEVPRRGDGDLIKFGTEEGWYAKGDPMRDVMGGGGGRKGPTRAGPESGAGKSHGFIAATHGS; from the coding sequence ATGGAGGACGAACTGGAGGAACTGTGGAAGAAGCTTTCCTTtacagaggaagaagatgagaGTATATCATTAGGGAGTGGTACTACGGACGCAGCGAAGATGGTTGGAAAGAACTGTCTTTTGATGAAGGTTCTATCACAAAAATACATGAACATTGAGGCTCTTAGAAAGCCCATGAGGATGCTATGGAAACCGAACAAAGGGGTGCAGATAAACGAGATTGGGGAAGAGCTATTCCTAGTGAAGTTTGGAGATGGAAGAGATAAGAAGAGGATAATGGATATGAGCCTGTGGACTTACAAGAAACAACCGATTCTTTTGAAGGAATTTGAGGGTGAACAGGCGCCAAAAGACATCCAACTGTGGCAATCACCGTTCCGGGGGCAAATACACAATCCACCTATGCACAGTAGGACTAGAGAGACAGGTTGGGCAATCAAATCAAAGTTGGGAGAGGTTGTGGAAGTTGATGTCGCAGAATCAGGTGTCCAATGGGGAAAATATCTCAGAGTAAGGGTGCAGCTTGATGTCACAAAGAAGCTGATATGGGGGAAAAAGATAGCCACAGAGGGTGGGGAACAACATTGGATAACGTTTAAATATGAATGTCTTCCAAAATTTTGTTACAAGTGTGGTATACTCAGTCATGGGCTACAGGACTGTCCGGAGGGGAAGGTGGAAGTTTTGTCGAAACTACCAACGTTACAGTATGGGGTGTGGCTGAGGGGTGAGGTGCCGAGGAGAGGTGATGGAGATCTTATAAAGTTTGGAACAGAGGAAGGGTGGTATGCAAAGGGAGATCCGATGAGGGACGtgatgggggggggggggggaagaaaaGGCCCTACACGTGCCGGGCCAGAGTCTGGGGCAGGGAAAAGTCACGGATTCATCGCTGCCACGCATGGGAGCTAA